A section of the Ruania halotolerans genome encodes:
- a CDS encoding heme o synthase: protein MPDAPLSADPRDAVGSVDEATRRGVGARVRAYVALTKPRVIELLLITTVPTMILAQGGFPSWWLIIATLVGGSAAAGSANTLNMVYDRDIDAVMNRTKNRPLVTGEITPRAGLVFGLMLGAFSVVWLWLTVNWVAAALALAANLMYTIGYTMLLKRHTSQNIVWGGAAGCMPVLIGWAAVTGRLDWAPLLLFGIIFFWTPPHYWPLSMKFRKDYAEAGVPMLPVVVADARVAQQMIGYCAAMVVCSLALIPVADMGWFYSVAAVASGAWFGGSCVALYRRAITGTTRKLGAMKVFHASITYLTLVFVAISIDPFLPF, encoded by the coding sequence GTGCCCGACGCCCCGCTCTCCGCCGATCCGCGTGACGCCGTCGGCTCCGTCGACGAGGCGACCCGCCGCGGTGTGGGGGCACGCGTGCGAGCCTATGTGGCACTCACCAAACCCCGCGTGATCGAGCTCCTGCTCATCACCACTGTTCCCACGATGATCCTGGCGCAGGGCGGATTCCCCTCGTGGTGGCTGATCATCGCCACGCTCGTGGGCGGGTCGGCCGCCGCCGGTTCGGCGAACACGCTGAACATGGTGTACGACCGCGATATCGACGCCGTGATGAACCGCACCAAGAACCGCCCCTTGGTCACCGGCGAGATCACCCCGCGGGCCGGGCTGGTGTTTGGCCTGATGCTTGGCGCATTCTCCGTGGTGTGGTTATGGCTGACGGTGAACTGGGTGGCCGCGGCGCTCGCGCTCGCTGCCAACCTGATGTACACGATCGGCTACACGATGCTGCTCAAGCGGCACACGTCGCAGAACATCGTCTGGGGCGGCGCTGCCGGCTGTATGCCGGTGCTGATCGGGTGGGCGGCCGTCACGGGGAGACTGGACTGGGCGCCGCTGCTGCTGTTCGGGATCATCTTCTTCTGGACCCCACCGCACTACTGGCCGCTGTCGATGAAATTCCGCAAGGACTATGCCGAGGCCGGCGTGCCCATGCTGCCTGTGGTGGTGGCCGATGCCCGGGTGGCCCAGCAGATGATCGGTTACTGCGCGGCCATGGTGGTCTGCTCCCTCGCTCTCATTCCGGTGGCGGACATGGGCTGGTTCTACTCGGTGGCAGCGGTGGCCTCGGGTGCATGGTTCGGCGGCTCCTGTGTGGCGCTGTACCGGCGTGCGATCACCGGGACCACGCGAAAGCTCGGCGCCATGAAGGTGTTCCATGCGTCGATCACCTACCTGACACTCGTGTTCGTGGCGATCTCGATCGACCCGTTCCTGCCGTTCTGA
- the xerD gene encoding site-specific tyrosine recombinase XerD has translation MTAPEPARQVSPFQAELREYLAHLGVERGLSEHTLAAYRRDLNRYAAFLTVRGRERFDEVTETDVTDFVEALRSGSDGGHPLVASSTSRAVVAVRGWHRFATLEGRTEHDPAATVRPPAGVKRLPKAISTDEVDKLLAGASMAEGVLGLRDRALVEVLYGTGARISEAVGLHVDDLDLDREAPSLRLFGKGRKERVVPMGRFAVEALEAYLVRARPVLAQSGRGSSMAFLNQRGNPLSRQSAWAVLQTAAERGGVQAHISPHTLRHSYATHLLAGGADVRVVQELLGHASVTTTQIYTLVTPDTLREVYAASHPRARA, from the coding sequence ATGACCGCACCCGAACCGGCCCGGCAGGTCTCACCGTTCCAGGCTGAGCTGCGGGAGTATCTGGCGCACCTGGGAGTGGAAAGAGGGTTGTCCGAGCACACCCTCGCGGCCTACCGGCGGGACTTGAACCGCTATGCCGCGTTCCTGACGGTGCGGGGCCGGGAGCGTTTCGATGAGGTCACCGAGACCGACGTCACGGACTTCGTTGAGGCGCTGCGCAGCGGGTCCGATGGCGGGCACCCGCTGGTGGCCTCCTCCACCTCACGTGCGGTGGTCGCGGTGCGGGGGTGGCACCGGTTCGCCACGCTGGAGGGACGCACCGAGCACGATCCCGCCGCGACGGTGCGCCCGCCGGCTGGCGTGAAGCGGCTACCCAAGGCGATATCGACTGATGAAGTGGACAAGCTCCTCGCCGGCGCGTCGATGGCCGAGGGCGTCCTGGGTCTGCGGGACCGCGCCCTCGTGGAGGTGCTCTATGGGACCGGCGCCCGGATCTCGGAGGCGGTGGGTCTCCACGTCGACGATCTCGATCTCGATCGAGAGGCGCCGTCGCTGCGGTTGTTCGGCAAAGGCCGCAAAGAGCGCGTGGTACCGATGGGCCGGTTCGCAGTGGAAGCGCTGGAGGCGTACCTGGTGCGGGCACGCCCGGTGCTGGCGCAAAGCGGTCGCGGCTCCTCGATGGCCTTCCTGAACCAGCGCGGGAACCCGCTCAGCAGGCAGAGCGCGTGGGCGGTGCTGCAGACGGCGGCAGAGCGGGGCGGCGTGCAGGCACACATCTCCCCGCATACGTTGCGCCACTCCTACGCCACGCACCTGCTCGCCGGCGGGGCGGATGTGCGGGTGGTGCAGGAGTTGCTCGGGCATGCCTCGGTGACCACCACGCAGATCTATACCCTGGTGACCCCGGACACGCTTCGCGAGGTGTACGCCGCCAGCCATCCCCGAGCGCGGGCCTGA
- a CDS encoding SPFH domain-containing protein: MEVVAGVGALALVGIIAVVAIVAVVIGLLVFRSWVKVARADEALVVSGVKQRGAEGEPESSVRVVVNGRAVVNPMTQRHEVISLRSRQVTMNAEAQSEDGVTLDVEAVAIVKIGSHPASVKRAAERFASQDSAIEVFTTEQLEGALRGVVAKLPVIDLMRDRKRFSEQIATDVSVELDEQGLILDSFQIKGITDDVGYIQSLGAPEIQSKRQAAEISETNAERAVRQQQITNEEANLVEQTEYDKNLAASKSEVGRANAQALQAEALAKAEAEQQVLKQEAENTQARLDSEVKRVADADLYRASKDADADAYRMTKQAEAQAAIAAREAEATRVRAEADAEATRLEGEARGQSIRAEADALATHQEALLMQRIVDALPTLMAEFAKGYSTIGEVTVVSNGGSESGASGMLANESSVAMRGVFDSVRAATGIDLGEVIQGRAVGRAFADGASDQSESTPTGSTRPPAPDSAAATQDSAGAGDPPSAPGSTQG, encoded by the coding sequence ATGGAAGTTGTTGCTGGAGTAGGGGCGCTGGCGCTCGTGGGCATCATCGCGGTTGTCGCGATCGTGGCCGTCGTGATCGGATTGCTGGTCTTCCGGTCCTGGGTCAAGGTGGCTCGCGCCGATGAGGCGCTGGTCGTCTCCGGTGTGAAACAGCGAGGCGCCGAAGGTGAACCGGAGAGTTCGGTACGCGTCGTCGTGAACGGCCGAGCCGTGGTCAACCCGATGACGCAACGCCACGAGGTCATCTCGTTGCGGTCCCGGCAGGTAACGATGAACGCGGAGGCACAATCCGAAGACGGCGTGACCCTCGACGTCGAGGCAGTTGCGATCGTGAAGATCGGCTCACATCCCGCCTCCGTGAAGCGAGCCGCCGAACGTTTCGCCTCCCAGGATTCGGCCATTGAGGTGTTCACCACCGAACAACTCGAAGGCGCCCTGCGCGGCGTGGTCGCGAAACTCCCCGTGATCGACCTGATGCGAGACCGCAAACGGTTCTCCGAACAGATCGCCACGGACGTTTCCGTCGAGCTGGACGAGCAGGGCCTCATCCTTGACTCCTTTCAGATCAAGGGAATCACCGATGACGTGGGGTACATCCAGTCGCTCGGTGCGCCGGAGATCCAGTCGAAACGCCAGGCCGCGGAGATCTCGGAGACGAACGCCGAACGCGCCGTCCGCCAGCAGCAGATCACCAACGAGGAAGCCAACCTCGTTGAGCAGACCGAGTACGACAAGAATCTTGCGGCATCCAAATCCGAGGTCGGCCGGGCCAACGCCCAGGCGCTCCAGGCCGAGGCGCTGGCCAAGGCCGAGGCCGAACAGCAGGTGCTGAAGCAGGAGGCTGAGAACACTCAGGCCCGCCTTGACTCTGAAGTGAAGCGAGTCGCCGATGCCGACTTGTACCGTGCATCCAAGGATGCGGACGCCGATGCCTATCGGATGACGAAGCAGGCCGAGGCACAGGCCGCAATCGCCGCTCGGGAAGCCGAAGCGACGCGCGTACGCGCCGAAGCGGACGCCGAAGCAACGCGCCTCGAGGGCGAAGCCCGCGGGCAGTCGATACGTGCTGAGGCAGACGCCCTGGCCACGCACCAGGAGGCCTTGCTCATGCAGCGCATCGTCGACGCGCTGCCCACACTGATGGCGGAATTCGCCAAGGGCTACTCGACGATCGGTGAGGTCACGGTGGTGAGCAACGGCGGATCAGAATCGGGCGCCAGTGGGATGCTGGCCAACGAAAGTTCGGTAGCCATGCGCGGTGTGTTCGACTCCGTGCGTGCCGCCACCGGGATCGACCTCGGCGAAGTGATCCAGGGGCGTGCTGTGGGGCGAGCTTTCGCTGACGGCGCCAGCGACCAGAGTGAGAGCACTCCCACCGGATCCACCCGGCCGCCCGCTCCCGATTCCGCGGCGGCTACCCAGGACTCCGCTGGTGCGGGTGATCCCCCGTCGGCCCCTGGCTCCACACAGGGGTAG
- a CDS encoding serine protein kinase RIO, with amino-acid sequence MTTSTFPFDTPNEPFTLAEDQRWSRYGEPGILTGPEPAPQWLITDDGAIETELGTLKSGKEADVDLLERTAGARTHLLAAKRYRSREHRDFHRDSVYTDGRRERRSRDQRAVTRGTRYGRAVQAGQWAGTEFSVLCDLAAAGAPVPYPVQLDGTEILMELVTDVTGDPAPRLAATRPDPELLAHYWDELRRAMRILASRQLAHGDLSPYNVLATGERLVVIDVPQVVDLVANPHGIEMLSRDCRTMCSWFTARGLGQDPDVLLAEMISFAW; translated from the coding sequence GTGACCACGTCCACCTTTCCCTTCGACACCCCCAACGAGCCATTCACCCTTGCTGAGGACCAACGCTGGAGCCGCTACGGCGAGCCCGGCATCCTCACCGGCCCAGAGCCGGCACCCCAGTGGCTGATCACCGACGACGGTGCGATCGAGACCGAGCTCGGCACCCTGAAGTCAGGGAAAGAGGCCGACGTCGACCTGCTGGAACGCACGGCCGGCGCGCGCACGCACCTGCTCGCGGCCAAGCGGTACCGGTCCCGGGAGCATCGTGATTTCCACCGCGACTCGGTCTACACCGATGGGCGGCGGGAGCGTCGTTCCCGTGACCAGCGCGCCGTAACCCGTGGCACTCGGTACGGACGCGCCGTGCAGGCCGGGCAGTGGGCCGGCACCGAGTTCAGCGTGCTCTGCGACCTGGCCGCCGCGGGCGCGCCCGTGCCCTACCCCGTCCAGCTGGATGGCACCGAGATCCTGATGGAACTGGTCACCGACGTGACCGGTGACCCGGCGCCGCGACTGGCCGCGACGAGACCGGATCCCGAGCTGCTGGCGCACTACTGGGACGAGCTGCGCCGTGCCATGCGGATCCTGGCCTCTCGGCAGTTGGCCCATGGCGACCTCTCGCCGTACAACGTGCTCGCCACCGGGGAACGACTCGTGGTGATCGACGTGCCACAGGTGGTGGACCTGGTGGCGAACCCGCACGGGATCGAGATGCTCAGCCGCGACTGCCGCACGATGTGCAGCTGGTTCACCGCACGGGGACTCGGCCAGGACCCGGATGTCCTGCTCGCCGAGATGATCTCCTTCGCCTGGTGA
- a CDS encoding SelT/SelW/SelH family protein translates to MAEPRIVITYCTQCQWLLRAQWYAGELLTTFAAEVGEVALVPATGGMFRIDVGSECVWNRKRDGGFPEIGPLKRLVRDRIAPGKDLGHSDRVGS, encoded by the coding sequence ATGGCTGAACCACGGATCGTCATCACCTATTGCACGCAGTGCCAATGGTTGCTCCGGGCTCAGTGGTACGCCGGCGAACTGCTCACCACGTTCGCCGCAGAAGTGGGGGAGGTCGCGCTGGTGCCCGCCACTGGCGGCATGTTCCGGATCGACGTGGGCTCCGAGTGCGTATGGAACCGCAAGCGCGACGGCGGATTCCCCGAGATCGGCCCACTGAAGCGACTCGTGCGGGACCGGATCGCCCCCGGGAAGGACCTCGGGCACTCCGACCGGGTGGGTT